One Brassica napus cultivar Da-Ae chromosome A5, Da-Ae, whole genome shotgun sequence DNA window includes the following coding sequences:
- the LOC106451403 gene encoding DExH-box ATP-dependent RNA helicase DExH6: MGNKRSTSENAAGEQPSVKATRIWASKVIQDFRASANEAYTFEHNLSNIERRVIHLMCRKMGIRSKSSGRGDQRCLSIYKRSHKNGWKSNREKLKCVSFPPGADAILQDLFTHYPPCDGDAAETSFNKYVGRSGKQGRRGDDDFFRKPQISCDEIVEKAASLSSRLRKDKALQEISKLRSKLPIASFRDAITSAVESNQVILISGETGCGKTTQVPQYLLDHMWSAKKETCKIVCTQPRRISAMSVSERISCERGESIGDNIGYKVRLQSKGGRRSSVVFCTNGILLRVLVGKGSVSYVSDITHIIVDEIHERDCYSDFMLAIIRDLLPSNPHLRLILMSATLDAERFSGYFGGCPVVRVPGFTYPVRSLYLEDVLSILKSGGDNNNLCSTNLSIPVQNLTDEDKLALDEAIILAWTNDEFDALLDLVSSQGSPQVFNYQHQSTGLTPLMVFAGKGRISDVCMLLSFGADSILKSKDGMTALELAEAENQPEAAQIIREHAENSQSNSQQAQQLLDKYMATINPEQVDVSLILQLVRKICGDSEDCGGAVLVFLPGWDDINKTRQRLLDSPFFKDSSKFDIICLHSMVPAGEQKKVFSRPPRGCRKIVLATNIAESAVTIDDVVYVIDSGRMKEKSYDPHNNVSTLQSSWVSKANAKQREGRAGRCQPGICYHLYSRLRAASMPEFKVPEIKRMPVEELCLQVKILDPNCKANNFLQKLLDPPVDQSIANALSILQNIGALTPEEELTELGEKFGHLPVHPLISKMLFFAVLVNCLDPALTLACAADYKEPFTMPMSPVERQKAAAAKLELASLCGGDSDHLAVVAAFECWKNAKEKGLLAEFCSQYFVSPSAMKMLDQMRSQLESELKRHGIIPSDISSCSQNSRDPGILRAVLAVGLYPMVGRLCPSFGKNRRSIVETASGAKVRVHSLSNNFNLSSREYDESLVVFDEITRGDGGMHIRNCTVARDLPLLLISTEIAVAPIESSDVDDSEEEEEEGDSSNEERININKVESRGGEKVMSSPENSVKLVVDRWLPFKTTALEVAQMYILRERLTASILFKVRHPRENLPPHLGASMHAIACILSYDGHAGLSSKHSKTEMYETGGGEEKPNSFLSSLFWSLSLKQTKPSSRQRKRNRQHGFNTAPTEASSMPRQQSNNNQRKPESANSLVSGNKKENKPSDQVCGNQQPNTAPREAAVSIAKNQSSKKSKTRSGNNSDSGKKKRRVCSKD; encoded by the exons ATGGGGAACAAGAGGTCCACGTCTGAAAATGCAGCTGGCGAGCAACCTTCCGTCAAAGCAACTAGGATTTGGGCTTCTAAGGTCATCCAAGACTTTCGAGCCTCCGCTAACGAAG CTTACACGTTTGAGCATAATCTTTCAAACATCGAACGTAGAGTCATTCATCTGATGTGTCGGAAAATGGGTATTCGATCCAAAAGTTCTGG GCGTGGGGATCAAAGGTGTCTTTCCATATACAAAAGGAGTCACAAGAATGGATGGAAGTCAAACAGAGAGAAGCTCAAATGTGTCTCGTTTCCGCCAGGGGCTGATGCTATTCTGCAGGACTTGTTCACTCACTATCCACCTTGTGACGGAGACGCTGCTGAAACGTCGTTTAACAAGTATGTAGGTCGTTCAGGTAAACAAGGGCGACGGGGAGATGATGACTTTTTCCGGAAACCACAGATTAGTTGTGACGAGATTGTAGAAAAGGCGGCGTCTTTGAGTTCTAGGCTAAGGAAAGATAAAGCTCTCCAAGAG ATCTCTAAGCTGCGGTCAAAGCTTCCCATTGCATCATTTAGAGACGCAATTACCTCTGCTGTTGAATCCAACCAG GTTATTCTCATTTCTGGTGAAACTGGTTGCGGGAAAACTACTCAG gTGCCTCAATATCTTTTAGACCATATGTGGTCAGCCAAAAAAGAGACTTGCAAAATTGTTTGCACCCAACCTCGTCGTATCTCTGCCATGTCAG TTTCTGAAAGAATATCCTGTGAAAGAGGTGAAAGCATTGGAGACAACATTGGTTACAAG GTTAGACTGCAGAGCAAAGGTGGAAGGCGCTCATCAGTTGTTTTCTGCACCAATGGCATTCTCCTGAGGGTGCTTGTAGGCAAGGGCTCTGTTAGCTATGTTTCCGACATAACTCATATCATTGTG GATGAAATCCATGAAAGGGATTGCTACTCCGATTTCATGTTGGCAATTATAAG GGACTTGCTTCCATCAAATCCTCATCTCCGTCTG ATTCTAATGAGTGCTACGCTTGATGCTGAGAGATTTTCTGGATATTTTGGAGGTTGCCCTGTTGTCCGTGTCCCTGGATTCACTTATCCA GTGAGAAGCTTATATCTGGAGGATGTGCTCTCTATTCTTAAATCAGGTGGAGATAATAACAATCTATGCTCTACCAACTTGAGTATACCGGTCCAGAACTTGACTGATGAAGATAAACTTGCTTTAGACGAAGCAATCATCTTGGCTTGGACAAATGATGAGTTCGATGCCCTCTTAGATCTAGTTTCTTCTCAGGGAAGTCCACAGGTCTTCAACTATCAGCACCAATCAACTGGGCTAACACCACTTATGGTCTTTGCTGGAAAGGGAAGGATCAGCGATGTCTGCATGCTCCTCTCATTTGGCGCAGACTCGATATTAAAGTCTAAAGATGGTATGACAGCGTTAGAACTGGCCGAAGCAGAGAATCAGCCAGAGGCTGCTCAAATCATCAGGGAGCATGCTGAAAATTCACAGTCTAACTCTCAGCAAGCACAACAGTTACTTGATAAGTACATGGCGACAATCAATCCGGAGCAGGTCGATGTGAGTCTTATACTCCAGCTAGTAAGGAAGATATGTGGTGATTCAGAAGATTGTGGTGGTGCTGTTCTAGTTTTTCTACCTGGTTGGGATgatataaacaaaacaagacAGAGACTACTTGATAGCCCTTTTTTCAAAGATAGCAGTAAATTCGACATCATATGTCTTCACTCAATGGTTCCAGCAGGGGAACAGAAGAAAGTATTTAGCCGCCCTCCTCGAGGTTGCCGCAAGATTGTGCTTGCGACTAATATTGCTGAATCAGCAGTTACAATTGATGATGTGGTTTATGTGATAGATAGTGGCCGGATGAAGGAGAAGAGCTATGATCCTCACAATAACGTTTCAACTCTTCAATCTTCTTGGGTCTCCAAAGCAAATGCTAAACAGCGTGAGGGTCGAGCAGGCCGTTGCCAACCTGGCATTTGTTATCATCTCTATTCTAGACTTCGTGCAGCCTCTATGCCGGAGTTTAAAGTTCCTGAGATTAAGAGGATGCCTGTAGAAGAACTCTGCTTACAGGTTAAGATACTTGATCCAAATTGTAAAGCAAATAATTTCCTTCAGAAGTTGTTGGACCCGCCTGTTGATCAAAGCATTGCAAACGCCTTGAGCATCCTACAGAACATCGGGGCCCTGACACCTGAGGAAGAGCTGACAGAACTCGGAGAGAAGTTTGGTCATCTCCCGGTTCATCCTCTTATAAGCAAAATGCTTTTCTTCGCTGTATTAGTAAACTGTCTGGATCCAGCACTTACACTGGCGTGTGCAGCCGACTACAAGGAACCGTTTACAATGCCTATGTCGCCCGTTGAAAGACAGAAAGCTGCTGCTGCGAAACTTGAGCTCGCGTCGCTTTGTGGCGGTGACAGCGATCACCTAGCGGTTGTTGCCGCCTTTGAATGCTGGAAAAACGCTAAAGAAAAAGGTCTTTTGGCTGAGTTTTGCTCTCAGTACTTTGTCTCCCCAAGTGCTATGAAGATGTTGGATCAGATGCGTAGCCAGCTTGAGTCGGAACTTAAAAGACACGGGATTATTCCAAGCGACATCTCGAGTTGTAGCCAGAACTCGCGTGATCCGGGTATACTCCGTGCCGTCCTAGCGGTAGGATTGTATCCTATGGTTGGAAGACTGTGCCCATCTTTTGGTAAAAATAGAAGATCTATAGTAGAGACTGCGAGTGGTGCCAAAGTCCGTGTGCATTCGCTTTCAAACAACTTCAACTTGTCGTCGAGGGAGTATGATGAATCTTTAGTTGTGTTCGATGAGATCACACGTGGAGATGGAGGCATGCACATAAGAAACTGCACCGTTGCTCGCGATCTTCCTTTGTTGCTGATCTCAACAGAGATAGCTGTAGCTCCTATAGAGAGTAGTGATGTTGATGAtagtgaggaagaagaagaagaaggagattcTAGTAATGAAGAGAGGATCAATATAAATAAAGTAGAGAGTAGGGGTGGTGAGAAAGTGATGTCTTCGCCTGAAAATTCAGTCAAGTTGGTAGTTGATCGGTGGCTGCCTTTCAAAACCACAGCCCTTGAAGTTGCTCAAATGTATATTTTGCGTGAACGACTAACGGCGTCCATCTTGTTCAAAGTGAGACATCCACGGGAGAATTTGCCGCCTCATCTTGGAGCTTCTATGCATGCAATAGCTTGTATTCTCTCATATGATGGCCATGCGGGACTTTCATCAAAACATTCGAAGACTGAGATGTATGAAACTGGTGGAGGGGAGGAGAAACCGAACTCTTTCCTTAGCTCTCTCTTTTGGTCTCTGAGTCTGAAACAGACTAAGCCTTCTTCTAGACAGAGGAAAAGGAATCGACAGCATGGCTTCAACACGGCTCCAACAGAAGCTTCATCGATGCCTAGGCAGCAAAGcaataataatcagagaaagCCTGAATCAGCCAACAGTTTGGTTTCGGGTAACAAGAAAGAGAACAAGCCTTCTGATCAGGTCTGTGGGAATCAACAACCAAACACAGCTCCGAGAGAAGCTGCTGTATCAATAGCTAAGAATCAAAGCAGCAAGAAAAGCAAGACAAGGTCAGGCAACAACTCGGATTCGGGTAAGAAGAAAAGGCGTGTATGTTCCAAAGATTGA
- the LOC106451406 gene encoding oxygen-evolving enhancer protein 2-1, chloroplastic, protein MAYSACFLHPSTLTSSTARSSSFPSSLHHVSFSRPVHLVCRAQQAQEEANSAISRRLALTFLVGAAALGSKVSPADAAYGEAANVFGKPKKNTDFMPYNGEGFKIEIPSKWNPSKEVEYPGQVLRYEDNFDATSNVSVMITPTDKKTIADYGSPEQFLSQVSYLLGKQAYFGETASEGGFDANAVATANILETSTQELGGKKYYYLSVLTRTADGDEGGKHQLITATVNGGKLYICKAQAGDKRWFKGARKFVENAATSFSVA, encoded by the exons atggCCTACAGCGCATGCTTCTTGCACCCAAGCACACTTACCTCCTCCACCGCACGGTCATCCTCCTTCCCCTCGTCCCTTCACCACGTGTCCTTCTCGAGACCCGTCCATTTAGTATGCAGAGCTCAACAGGCTCAAGAAGAAGCTAACTCCGCCATCTCCCGTCGTCTTGCCCTCACCTTCCTCGTAGGTGCTGCCGCCCTCGGATCCAAAGTCTCTCCTGCTGATGCTGCCTATGGTGAAGCCG CAAATGTATTTGGTAAGCCAAAGAAGAACACAGACTTCATGCCGTACAATGGAGAAGGATTCAAAATAGAGATCCCATCAAAGTGGAACCCAAGCAAAGAAGTTGAGTATCCAGGACAAGTCCTAAGGTATGAAGACAACTTTGATGCCACCAGTAACGTCTCTGTAATGATCACTCCTACAGACAAGAAAACCATTGCTGATTACGGTTCTCCTGAACAGTTCCTTTCTCAG GTCAGTTATCTCCTTGGAAAGCAAGCTTACTTCGGCGAGACCGCCTCTGAG GGAGGGTTTGATGCAAATGCAGTAGCAACTGCGAACATTCTGGAGACGTCTACACAAGAGCTTGGTGGGAAGAAGTACTATTACTTGTCGGTTTTGACAAGAACAGCTGATGGAGATGAAGGTGGGAAGCATCAGCTTATCACAGCCACTGTGAATGGTGGAAAGCTTTACATCTGTAAAGCACAAGCAGGAGACAAGAGGTGGTTTAAAGGAGCTAGGAAGTTCGTCGAGAATGCTGCTACTTCCTTCAGTGTCGcttga